A single region of the Candidatus Hydrogenedentota bacterium genome encodes:
- a CDS encoding response regulator: MKDPVHLLLVEDDDIDAMAVKRALREYRVANPLTLARDGLEALEFLRGNGKRKAIPRPNLVLLDINMPRMNGLEFLQALRDDPDLSDTVVFVLTTSSREEDVTAAYRKNIAGYMTKQNAGKDFLSLFNMLSEYWRIVIFPP, translated from the coding sequence ATGAAGGACCCCGTACACCTCCTTCTCGTGGAGGACGATGACATCGACGCCATGGCCGTAAAACGCGCGTTGCGGGAATACCGCGTCGCGAATCCCCTGACCCTGGCCCGCGACGGACTGGAGGCCTTGGAGTTCCTTCGCGGCAACGGCAAGCGCAAAGCCATTCCGCGGCCGAATCTGGTCCTGCTGGACATCAACATGCCCCGGATGAACGGGCTGGAGTTCCTGCAGGCGTTGCGGGACGATCCGGACCTCTCCGACACGGTCGTGTTCGTCTTGACCACCTCCAGCCGGGAAGAGGACGTTACGGCGGCCTACCGGAAGAACATCGCGGGGTACATGACCAAGCAAAACGCGGGAAAAGACTTCCTGAGCCTGTTCAACATGCTTTCCGAATACTGGCGCATCGTGATTTTCCCGCCCTGA